The sequence below is a genomic window from Trichosurus vulpecula isolate mTriVul1 chromosome 5, mTriVul1.pri, whole genome shotgun sequence.
AACCATCCCCCTGCCTCTGATCAAGGCACCATTGAAAGCCCCCTAAAAGAAATAGACTCTCCTATATTCAATCCTGCCATAGGACTAACTTTCATCCTCCTGGCTGCATTTGCAGCTCATTGGCTAAGCAGTGTTATAGATGGTTCCGTActgtgttttcttctctttcctccaggATGTGGATGCTGCCTACATGAACAAGGTTGAGCTGCAGGGCCGGGTTGACAGCCTGACGGATGAAGTCGGCTTCCTTACGGCTCTCTATGAAGCGGTAAGGATGCTTCCTGGTTTCTGAAGTAGGGTATCTTCAGCTAGCCTGTTATCTTAAGGGGTCTCTTCAGATCTGTGGTAGGGGCCCTGAAAGTGACTCTTCAGCTGTCCTTGCTCCCACATCTTCATCATCACTGGACCCTGGTGCTCAACTGAGGAGCTCAAGTCCCCACCCGCTAAATTCTCCTTCCCAATTAAGTGCCCAGTTCATATTGAACAtctatgtgcttggcactggggGTACAATGGAATTGCTGGCTACAGTCCACCCCAAGAGGAGATTACCATTCAtgcagcaagtatttattaaaaacccACTAGACCCTGCTAGGTCTGgtcatagagacagagacaaaaatgaatagtACTTTCTCTTAAAAAGCTTActtttttttgagaaataagatggatccaaacaaaataaaaattaatcagCAATGTATAAATTAAGGAATAAGTAGAGCTTACTTTATTGTAAGATCCATAGAGTCAGGGACTGGATTTCAGCTAAATTTTGTATGTTCCTAGCACATTTACACAGCACTCTGTACAGAACAGATGCTTAATGCCTGCTTGTGCAATTGAATTGGAACTGATTTTATATAGGAgtttggaaatgaaagggatcAGTATGGATTGGAATGGTCTCAGAAGGCTGATTCATAGAGGCTAAACCTTGAAGGATGGACAGGACTAGAATAAATAGAGGAGGGGGATGGTATTACAGGATGAGGAATCAGGTAGAGGAGCTTAGGGGTCTTTGTCCTCTCTGTGAACTGGGCCTCAGAGAAATCAGGTAGTGTAGGTTTAGTGGAAATGTAGAAATTAGATGGCAAGCCTCATAACAAGATCGGATCCCTCCTGGTCCCACATGAGCTTCCACAGAATGGAGGAGGACTCTGAGGTGCAAGCTAGAGTTCTTGGATCAGAGACCTTCCCTCCCACACCAGTTCCAGAAGCTCAGTAATTGAGCAGGACCATTTCTGCCCTACAGGAACTGAACCAGATGCAGACCCACGTGAGCGACACTTCTGTTATCCTTTCCATGGACAACAACCGTTCCCTGGACCTGAATAGCATCATTGCTGAGGTCCAAGCACAGTATGAAGAGATGGTTGAAAGGAGCAAGGCAGAGGCCAATGACCTGTACCAGACTAAGGTAGGTGTCAGGAATCTGTCTCAGCTAGGAACCATTTGTATTCTAACCTAGGGCTCTGTGGATAAGTCATCCTTTTGGGGAAAAGCTTGCTTGCTCTCTAATGTTTTCACACTATTCCTCACCAGTCCCTGGAGTATCCCTTGTACCAGAGGGAAGGGTCCATCCTTTCCTGGCTATGACCCTAGATTCCTAGAATTCCTTGAGGCTTGATCAGAGTGAAAAATTTTCTTTATCTAGCAGCTTAGAATGAGTGTTGATCTAGGTtgttaacctagggtccatggatagatttaaaggagtctgtgaacttggatgggaaaaatacattgttattttcactaattttgaacttaaatttagcatttccttcaattataaatgTGGGCAATAATTATTATTCTCAGAAGGAGTCCCATCAATCTGCCAAAAGAGTCCAAGGTACAAAAAATGGTTGAGAACTATGGTAGAGAGGATCTTGAGGACATGAAGCAAAGGTGAAGGAAGAAgcagtgggagaaggaaaaatgacaaGGTTGTTTCATTGAGACAGGAGAGTTGAATACCCTCAGCAGTTCTGCTTGCCTTTGTCCACAAAGCTCTGCATACTCAGGATGGTATGTGCAAAGAAGATCGTCAAAATGGACTTCTCTAGCTTAGTGGCTTAACTGCTGGCCAAAGTTTGGTCCAGGACAAAGACATGTCCCTTCCTGAAACACTACATCTGCTCTTCTTGTCTCTAGCTGGGAGAGCTGCAAAACAAGGCTGGCAGGCACGGTGATGACCTGAAAAGCACTAAGAGTGAGATCATGGAACTCAACAGGATGATCCAAAGACTTCGAGCTGAGATTGAGAACGTCAAGAAACAGGTGGGTGGAGGATCCTAGTTAGAAGGTGGGTGCCTAGGGGCTGGATTCTGAAGTCCTAGACTGAAAGAAGCCTCTAGAGGTCATCTCCAAATTTCTGGCTTTTGATTCTCACCTAAATAATTCTAGATCTTTTCTTCTCAAACATCTTTGGACTAACAAAGGAAGGAGCAACTAACAAGATGGCACAGAAGTGGTGGTAATATTGGCACTTATGTTgtcatctccatctctctctctctctctctctctctctctctctctctctctctttcttcccaacAGAGGCATTCAGGCAAACCTGGAGCAGTTCCCTCAAGTACCTTGGGCTGGGAAACATTTCTCACTCTGATGATCTTTTCTCCTGTCTCCTCTGTCCTCCAGAATGCCAATCTGCAGGCAGCCATAGCTGAAGCTGAGCAGCGTGGGGAGCTAGCCCTCAAGGATGCCCAGGCCAAACTCCAGGAATTGCAGTCTGCCCTGCAAAAGGCCAAGGATGACTTGGCCCGCCTGCTTCGGGACTACCAGGAACTGATGAATGTGAAGTTGGCCCTGGATGTTGAGATTGCCACGTACAGGAAGCTGTTGGAGGGAGAAGAGTGCAGGTGGGTAACCCCCTCTGAACCCTAAACTAAACCAATATTGGGAAGTAGCTGCTTGAATAAGGAGGTCCTGTTCTTAGATAAACATTACAAAGAAGCTCTGACCTTTGTTAGCTCCCCCTCCCTTTGCAGATTGGCCTTTGCCCAGTCTCAACCATTAGTCTTCAAGAATTGATTTGCCAGGTTCTTGAATTCATCTTGGGCTCCCGACAGTGATGTGTGATATTTTTCACCCTGGTCCATGAAATTGAAAGATATTTGCTACATAATTGAATCacctttctcctgcttctcctaaTAGGATGTCTGGAGAGTTCCAGAACCCTGTGAGCATCTGTAAGTAACCAAAATTAAAATGGACAATAACTCTTCATTCCTGGTTATCTGTTAATGAAGGGGAGcaatgaaaaccccaaattgatTCCTAGGGGAATGCATGTCATTCTCGGGATATTACATTGAGTTTTTGAATTCAGGGGAAGGGGTTCCAGGCACTATTAGATGAATTTGTTTTCTACctatcaaattagataatatattaaaagccattggcaaattttaaagcactatgtaaatattagctatttttatcatttatatgaccttaaacaagtaatttaaccttctttggcctcagtttcctcatctgcaaaatgaaagagttgaattagatagtctctgaggtcctttcgaGATCTAGAGAGATGAGCCTATGATCCCTGGCTAGGGGGATAGTCTGCTGCTTGCCTCAGGGGTAGGCTGGACTGGAGGTGGAGGGACTCCACCCTGGGAGTGCTCCAGGTTTGCCTGAATGCCTCtgttgggaagagagagagagagagagagagatggagatgacAACATAAGTGCCAATATCACCACCACTTCTGTGCCATCTTGTTAGTTGCTCCTTCCTTTGTTAGTCCAAAGATGTTTGAGAAGAAAAGATCTCGAATTATTTAGGCAAGTTTGGGATTAAAGCTCTCTGGTGGGTAAAGCCACATACTGAAAACTGAGAGCTAGCTGACTCTATAATTTAATTATTCGATAATTTGTAATAGTTTCACAATGTGGAAGTGAATGAATTATAAAGTTATTATCCTGTATGAAGGCATCACTTATTGGTTGTAAATGACCATTATATCGTTAAGTAGGGTTAGAAGATTTAATCCTGGAGGGGACTTTAGAAAGaacagtccaacctcctcattttgcatatgaggaagctgaggcccagggaggttaaattacttgtttAAGAGCACATAGCAATAAGAGATAACTGGAATTTggatccaggtctcctgattcaatACTCTCTCCCCTTATATCACAGTACCACTAGCTAATAATAAAACTACATAGGGGAGAAGcaatagtgatggtgatgatgatggtgatggtgacggtgACGGTGACGGTGATGGAGATGGTGATggagatggtgatggtgatggtgatggtgataaagaGTATCTCCCCTGGTTTGCAAAAGCTTGGTGGGATCCCTGCGTGAGCCCCGGCTGCAGTGACCTTGACCTGTCGGTAATCTCCCCTTACAGCTGTGGTCAGCAGCAGTACCTCTACCTCGGTGTCCGGCGGTGGATACGGCGGTGGCTTCGGCGGTGGCCGCGGGGCAGGCAGCGGCTTCGGCGGCGGCAGCGGCttcggcggcggcagcggcagcggcttcggcggcggcagcggcagcggtttcggcggcggcagcggcagcggtttcggcggcggcagcggcggcggtttcgctagcagcagcagcagctttggctCTGGAGGGCGCTCTAGCGTCAGCGGGGGTGGGATCAGCTCGGGCAGCATCCGcgggggcagcagcagcagcagcagcacagtCAAGTACTCTCAATCTTCCAAACAGCGCTCCACCAGATAAGCACCCTGGCCAGTTCCGCCGCCCCTCGGTCCTCGGAGCCTTGCCCCCAGCTGCTCCCCTCCAGTCCCTCTCCGCACGCCTGGATTGTGGCTCAACTTGGTGATCTGTCTGCACTCCTCGGATGTTCTCTCACCTCACCCCAAAGCCGAGAGGCCACTGTTCTGATGTATATAAAATGCAAACCCCCTTTGGCCCATCTATTCTGTCTCCAATAAACTGCATTGTGTTTCACATCAGGTTTCTGAGTTTGCTTCTTATTAAGGTCTCTCTTCCCATATgtccctccaacatttctcatctAGGGCCGCTCCATTAACGGTCTTCCTTTCTTCTATGTGTTCTATCTGTAAATCACTTCCCTTACAACACTGACAATATGATTACTCTAGCACCACAGTGGGGTCCTTGCTCTCTTCTGCCTAGAAACTCTTTAGGGCCAACGTGTATTTCCAGAGTATCAGGCTGACGCTGATACTCTGAGATGACTGAGGGGCAGCATGGTGTGGCTCAGAGACCTGCATTTGAATTTAACATtaatgtgaccttgaacaagcaagtctctgggtcttagtttcctaatttgtaaaatgaagacattgagtTAGCTGATCTCCATGGTTACTATTAGCCCTTAATCCTATGAACCCATGACTGAAGAGTCAACTATCTATCACTTCAGCCTCCCTCACTGTGGGAACTGGGGGCTGGGGGGGAGAAAGCACCCATGGACCTAGAGCATTTATAGATTCTAGTGGGCCTGGTGTGAGACAGGTGTGACAGgaacatttaataaaattaaataaattaatacaatACATTCTTTCCTACTCATTCAGGGAAACCATGAGCACCTCAattatcatagaatattagaactggaaggatttAATCTAGTCTGAGACTCCTCATTTTGTGGAtcataaaactgaggcccagaaaaacaaaataacttttctaaggtcacacaattagctgATGGCAAGAGTCATGACTAAGTTCCAGACCTcctagacagaagttaagtggcttgcccagggtcacacagctaggaagtgtctagagctgaatttgaagtcagggcttcctgacttcaggcttatgctctatccaatgtaccagcAACAATTCAGCTgtagagaagacagaaagatcTATAGGGCCTAAGGTTACAGTGGAAGAATAGATGTCAAAGTCCATTAGGCTGTCTGCAGGTCAGTTGATAAGTTAGCACAGGGTGTGGAGAAGGAGATAATGGTGGTGTCTGCAGGGCTAAGAGACGGGTAAAGCCTGGAGGATCTTAACAGGCAGTGGCAAGAAAGATATTAAGGCCTGTTGGTCTTTCATCTCACTAGAAGGATTGCAGCAAGACTCCCATCTTATCTGAGCCATGCAGGACATAAAGTAGTTCAGGATTTGGTTCTGAGACAGCTGAAgacaaggggagagggaaggcaagggaggATAGGAGCCCCCCAAGGCAATGAGCGATCTTTTTGTTCTGGGTGGATACCCCGATGCTGGGTGTTCAGCATCCTAATGCCCCAAACGTCATGACTGGAAGAATATGTTTTTCTGAAAGTGCTCATGTCAGAACAGTGTTTGAGCAGTCCCAGTAGTCCCTGGAAACATAAACACCTTCTTGCCTAGGGTTCAGGAGAGAAATTGTTTGAAGGTTTTTACTTAGACTGTGTAGTATAGGTGAGTCACACCCCTACCAGTTGTGCCATGAAGTACTTCAGAGCTCTGCTTCTCCTCATCACTTGCTTTCATGGCATCAAATAGCTCTTATTAAGTGAATCATTAAACATGATGCTCTGTTAGGTGTTGTATAAACAGAATAGCATGGatccagtctctgccctcctgTCTTTCATATTGAAGACACACatggaatggaatagaaaaaTTAAACCAGACTGAGCCTTTgaggagggcaactaggtggcatagtggatagagtgcctggtctggagtcaggaagactcatcttcctgagttaaaatctggcctcaaacactttgtgaccctgagaaagtcacttaaccttgtttgcctcagtttcctcatctgtaaaatgaactggagaaggacatggcaaaccactccagtatctttgccaagaaaactccaaatggggatcagacacaactaattgactaaacaacatCAATTAGGAGGCTTTTATAATAGCCCagaagagaggtgatgaggacctgaacaacagtggtggttgtgtgagtagagaaaagtgGACAGATGCCAGAGGGGTTACTGAGGTACAAAGGACAAGATTAGGCAACTGATCAGAAATGTGaggtgaggagttgaagatgacacaaGGTGGTGAACCGGGGTGACTGCAAGATGATGAGCCTGGAGTTAataagactcattttcttgagttaaaatctggcctcagacacttattaactatgttaccttgggcaagtcacttaaccctgtttgtttcagtttcctcatctgtaaaatgagctggagaaagaaatggaaaactattccagtatttttgccaataaaagcccaaatggggtcacacacaATGGGAAAACAGCTGTACAATGTTCCACACATAAGGTCAGGAACTGATcctattatttcttcttcatcatcaacaTCAGCACCGCCATCATCATCGCCATTCTTACCACCACCTGGTCACCAATACCATCTGACCACCACCACTTGactaccactaccatcaccatcataCTGCCATCATCATACCctctaccaccactaccaccactatcatcatcatcatcaccatccttaCCACCACCTGGTCATCAATACCATCTGACCACCACCACTTGactaccactaccatcaccatcataCTGCCATCATCATACtctccaccaccactaccaccattatcattgtcattatcatcattactttcatcatcatcatcatcatcatcatcatcatcatcatcatcatcacctccacctagctaccactaccaccactatctGACTACCAACACTACCTTATTACTACCATCTAACtattaccaccatcaccaccatcatcatcaatacCACTTGACCATTACTACAACCACTTGATCACCgttgccaccaccactgccactatCATCATCACTGCTGCATCACCTCCATTATCatcagcatttattatatgccaggcactgtgctaagtgctaaggatacaaagaaaggcaaaaacagttcctctcctaaaggaattcacattctaataggagagacagctGCAAACATGTATGtgtggttgagttgtttcagtcatgtccaactctccatgataccatttggggttttcttggcaaagatcctggcagaagtttgccatttcctcctccagctcatttttacagatgagacaaacaggattaagtgacttgctcagagtcacaaagctactaagtgtctgagactatatttgaactcaggtcctcctaactccaggctgggtactctatgcactatgtCATCTAGCTGCTcttggttatacatgtacaagggaattaatttcagagggaaggagcTAGCAGTGGATGGAggggactaggaaaggcctcttgcaggtattatttgaactgaattttaaaggaagccaggaggtggagatgaagagggatagTAATTGTTACTATAATAATAGTTGCTGCTGTTGTTATCTCTCCTGTCTCtactcagccctccctcactcaaatcataGTCAagtgtaagtcatgtcatcatttccctgatgtcatggtcctctttgatcGTTTTTCTGTATTGGCTTTGtgaggaaatattttaaatttcatgtaatcagagtTATCCATTCTACCTTCCGTGatcatctctatctcttattggtcATAgacttcccttattcatagatctgacaggtaattttttccatgcttctcttatttgcttgTGAACTCACCCTTTTTATCTAAATCACAtctccattttgactttatcttggtatacagtgtgagacaCTGGTCTATGCCTATTTtatgccagactactttccagttttcccactaatttttgtcaaatagtgagttcttggaGAGCAGAAGTCTTCTACTCAAGTTTGGAGCAGATACTAGGGTTAGATTAAGCTGGGGTTGGAAAAGGTACTAAAATGTACCCACAATTTCATTAAAGCTTTGCTTTTTAGGATGACCTGCTTTACTGCCTATAGTTTAATTCTGACtgctttaataaacatttattaataaaagagtaGACAAAATGGcttatttcactttctttctcagcTAACAATCCTACAGCTTTAGGTTGGCAGTTCAAACCAAGACACCCTTATCTACCTGGTGCTAGTCTTCAATAATTGTAAGATCAAGTCTTTTAAGGGATGATAAGCCCCTCTTGAAAAGTAAATCCTTAAACCCAAACCTATAAAATGATCACAGATATCATAGCCTTTCCTACCCATTCCTAGATACACAGTACTTCTCTGGTCCTCTCTTTATGTTTCTGTCTTCAGGAGGCTAATCTTTTAGCTCTAGTTAAAAATGCTTTATGATTCACACCTTCACTATTCCCTTCAGTCCcaggtttttttcatctgtaaaatgcggataatattagcacctatatcccagggttgctatgacgGTAAAATAAGGTGATATTTCTGAAAGCACTTTGCAGTTTGTAACACAGCAAACTCTTAAATATTCCCATTATGGTTTACCCATGGCCAAGCTTTTAAATTTCTTGATGCTGATATTTCCTCTTTTAAAGCAAGTCTAATTAGCTATATCAACTTCCCAAGAGAAGGAAGCTTGAGAGTCTCCTTTTCAATGAAAGCTCTATTGGAAACTGGATGGAACTCTGAGTCTGACAGCCTGCAATCCAATGCTGGCTCTCACGTTCACTACAGGCATGAATTGGGTCAAGTCAATCCGCTttgtcctcgtctgtaaaataagggcctTGGGTTGGAGAATCTTCAAGCTTTCCTCTATTCCTAAGTTCTATGACCCCAGCTCTACCTTAGCGAAGGCACGGGGGAGATTTTCTCAGAAGGGCAGCTCTGCTGAGTTATGGTTGTCCTTGTTGTATTGACGCGGAGAATTGGAGGTTAAGGCCTTGACAACAGCCTTCTCACAGAGTGTGACAGGGTGTGGAGCTGGGATTATGACACAAATCTTCAAAGGTGCTCCAAGAGTTTGGACTCCAAGAGCTTAGAAGTAATGAAGGAAATATGGCAAAGGATGACAAGCCTAGGTTTTTTTCAGTACTAGTAACTGGTTGGTGAAAAAACAATACAAGCCAGCTAAATTAGGAGGCAAGTTTTGTGATGTGCCCATGCGTCATCCTCACCTTCTCATTCCCCTCCAGCTATGCCATTGCGCTGAGGGATGAACAATAATAGGAtgcaaataatgatttttttggtGGTTGTGGCTGGGCAGCTCCCTGCCCAAAAGCTTCGCTGGGCCACTGGGTGGTGGCAGGAGTTGGTGATAGTGTTGTCTGTCTTTGTTTGCTTTGCAATGGCACCAGATACTTCAGAGGAGATTGGCTcagctctctctcatctccaagGGTATCTGCCCAGAACTTGCAAGGGAGTGCTCCATCTCACTTCTCTGAAGAGAACAGGGAACATGAAGGACTAGCTCATCGGGAGGGGGATGCCTTAGGGAGAGACTGATAGTatggagtgggagtgggggagtggcGCAGGGAAGGCATCTCTGAGTGAAAGCCAATGGAGCCATTTCACAATTATCCAATTCCCTGACGGAACGTGTCTATCTTGATTAATGACATACTTGTCCATTCGTTAGATATACATTCCTTAAATACCTGTTGTATGCAAGCACTTTGCTAGgcacttgttcagttgttttcattcctgtccaattcttctttgtgaccccatttgggcttttcttgtcaatgatactagagtggtttgccttttccttctccggcttattttacagatgaggaaactgaggcaaacagagttaagtggcttgtccagggtcacacggctagtaagtgtctgaggccagatttgaactcatgaagatgagtcttcttgactccaggcccaggattctatccactgtagcacctagctgcccaataacaAATATTGATTACTGAAATACTTGTACATTCATTAAATACACGTTCTTTAAATTCTTTCTATATGCAAGCCTTTTGCTAGGCACGAGGGGAGACACAAGGTTTAGTTAGATGCAATTCCtaccctcatggaacttatagtctagtagggatacaacacaacacaatacgatacaatacaatataatacagtacaacacaatacaatacaatacaatacaatacagtaCAACACAACACAATACCATACAATACagtacaatacaatactatacaacatatataatatgatatgatatgacatatgatatgatatacgacatgacatgacatgatatgatatgatatagtaTAGTGtagcatagtatagtataatacaatacaattaatataatatgatatgatatgatacaatacaatatactatactataacataacataatacaatCTAATGTAACATACgattatgtaacataatataatatgatagataaaacataatataatataaagtatCATAACATAGCATGacatgatataatatttatattataaatataataggTAAGTATATTGTATTGATAAGTGAATATATTGCATAACTATAATGTACAATATTGCACGGTACTACAGAGGGGCAGAacaaaatgcttcttgaattgtgAGGAGAAATCGCTTTCCTAATAGGTGAGTGGGGATCAGGAACACAACAAAGCACAAGAAGCTTTAAAAACCACCATACTATGTGCAGACCTCTGTACTAGTTGCTTCAGAGGTGCAAAGCTTAAGTTACCTTGATGGAGTTTGAAGTTCAGGGGGCAGGGCAGGATTAAAGGgcaggtaattctctaagatttCAAGTTCCAAGAACAATGGGGCTCTCCATAGATGGGGCAATGTCCCTTTTGGGACTTCTTCTTATTgctgaaatcatagatccagaccaGAAAGCATGCTTAGGCTTTCCAAGTACGTTTATGTCTCTTCTAAGCCTTCAGGTAGCCATACAAGGTGAAGAGATCTCACTGCCATGCTGAATGATGGTGGAGGAGGGGTGAGAACCTGGGTCTCCTGGCTCCAATAATACACCTTCTTTCTTGAATCCACCCTCATCCCACCTGGTATTCCTTGTGtctacacccccacccccaacattctTCTGAGCTGCCACCCTTTATTCTCCTTCGGAATGTGCTCAGGGagctcagagtcattttaatatCAACAACCTGTGATGGTCATGAATAGGGAAATTCAGCTCCTCCTCTTTGACTCTCCTATCTCCCCTGAATTCCCCTAGAGCCCATACTTCCCATAGCTAGAACAACATTGTATagaagaaagagccctggatccTTCTTAAAGATATTTTCTCTCATTCCTCACAAATCAGAGGACTCGAGTTGAAATCGTGGCTCTGACAATTAACGACGTTGGGTATAATCAcggtagctagcatttaaatattcCTTGAAGTTTGCAAACCACTCtacacaaattatttcatttgatgcttatgacaaccctgggaagtgggtgctattatgcccattttacagatgaagaaacggagggagtcagagattaagtgacttgcccagggttttacctctagtaagtgtctcaggtagaatttgaattcagcacttcctgactccaagctcagtgaaAACTGAAACATCTAGCTAGGAAGGTATAATGCTTCCTTTCCCTGCacttcggtttccttatctgctaATTAAGGAGTTTTGtcctttccagatttaaatcttttaaagaaacatttttaatattttattttaataagttaCATCACCACACCCAGCCTCATGAATGCCGCTAGTATAAATCATGGAGAGGGAGCTGCTTTTAGAACTccaataacaattcacatttctgtagcactttttttctctctagcatgtgttctttttttttaaatttatttttttatttttagtttacaacattcagttccacaagttgagttccaaattttctctccctcctgcccccagat
It includes:
- the KRT3 gene encoding keratin, type II cytoskeletal 3; this encodes MSRQICKTSGGGSQGFSGRSAVVSGSSRMSCVARTGRSGGGACGSRSGAGGFGSQSLYSLGGNKSISCSVAGGSRGGAFGYGGGRSSYGSGFGGGFGGAGGFGGAGGFGGAGGFGGAGGFGGIGGFGGLGGFGGAGGFGPGGFPGGIQEVTVNQSLLQPLNVEIDPQIGAVRTQEREQIKTLNNKFASFIDKVRFLEQQNKVLETKWDLLQQQGVNSVTGTNNLEPFFERYISNLRRTLDGLQGERGKLDGELRSMQELVEDFKKKYEDEINKRTAAENEFVTLKKDVDAAYMNKVELQGRVDSLTDEVGFLTALYEAELNQMQTHVSDTSVILSMDNNRSLDLNSIIAEVQAQYEEMVERSKAEANDLYQTKLGELQNKAGRHGDDLKSTKSEIMELNRMIQRLRAEIENVKKQNANLQAAIAEAEQRGELALKDAQAKLQELQSALQKAKDDLARLLRDYQELMNVKLALDVEIATYRKLLEGEECRMSGEFQNPVSISVVSSSTSTSVSGGGYGGGFGGGRGAGSGFGGGSGFGGGSGSGFGGGSGSGFGGGSGSGFGGGSGGGFASSSSSFGSGGRSSVSGGGISSGSIRGGSSSSSSTVKYSQSSKQRSTR